TAATCTCAAAGCAAGAGACCATAAGCCTTTACCAGTCGATGCCGGTGAATACACGATGGAACGTATTGCCAAGCTAGACACAAGTAGCTCCGGTGAGAACGCACAAGATATCGCAAACGATATTCGGAAGACCATGCAAACCTATGCGGGTGTGTTCCGCAATCAAGAGTTGCTCGCCGATGGTGTGCGCAAAATGGCTGAGCTCACCGAGCGTGCCAAGCATGTTTGGCTTAAAGATAAATCAAAGATCTTCAATACCGCACGGATTGAGGCTTTGGAGATTGATAACTTAATACAGACCGCTAATTCCACGATGATCTCTGCAGCAGCGCGTACCGAAAGTCGTGGTGCGCACTCCCACCACGAGTATCCAAAGAGGGATGATGCTAATTGGATGAAACATACCCTGTGGTACGAAGGTAATCAATTGGAGTACAAACCCGTTCAACTAAAACCCTTAACGGTGGACTCTGTACCACCCAAAGAGCGTACGTTCTAATATTTGGATAAACACTATGAGTGATACCCGTATCTTTGAAATCTATCGTTATGACCCAGATGTCGATAAGGCACCACGGATGGAGACCTATGAGCTCGAGCTCAAAGGCGAACGCATGCTCTTAGATGCACTTATCTCCTTAAAGAAAATTGATGAGAGCATTACCTATCGTCGCTCCTGTCGTGAAGGTGTATGCGGTTCAGATGCTATGAACATCAATGGGAAGAACGGCCTAGCGTGCTTAACCAATATGCGCTCATTGCCTAAGAAGATCATATTGCGCCCATTACCAGGCTTGCCTGTAGTGCGAGATCTGATTGTGGATATGACCTTGTTCTTTAAGCAGTATCTATCCATCAAGCCGTATTTAATTAATGAGACCCCGCCACCCGAGAGAGAGCGCTTGCAAAGTCCGGCTGAGCGCGAGGAGTTAGATGGTTTATATGAGTGCATCTTGTGTGCCTCGTGTTCCACCTCCTGCCCATCGTTCTGGTGGAACCCCGATAAATTTGTGGGACCTGCGGGACTCTTGCAAGCCTATCGCTTCATTGCTGATAGTCGTGATCACGCAACAGGCGAGCGTTTGGATAATTTGGAAGACCCGTATCGTCTGTTCCGTTGCCACACCATCATGAACTGTGTTGATGTATGCCCTAAGCATCTCAACCCCACTAAAGCAATTGGTAAGATTAAAGAGTTGATGGTGCGTCGGGCGGTATGAGCCTAGATGCTAAACAGTTGTATCAACTTCGTAGTGCAGCACGCCGCGGTTTGTTGGAAAACGATTTAATACTAGAACGTTTCTTTCAGCGTTATGCCTCAGAGTTGAATGAAGATTTAGGGGCAGCATTGTCTGAGTTGTTAAAGCTAGATGACAACGATTTACTCGACTTGCTGCTCGCTAGGAAAGAGTTAAACCCAGACCTAGACACAGAGACAAGTAGGGCGGTGTTGAGTATGTTGCGTCAGCGACAATGAATGTATTAATAATTAATCGATATTAGGACAG
This genomic interval from Polynucleobacter sp. UK-FUSCHL-C3 contains the following:
- a CDS encoding succinate dehydrogenase assembly factor 2 translates to MSLDAKQLYQLRSAARRGLLENDLILERFFQRYASELNEDLGAALSELLKLDDNDLLDLLLARKELNPDLDTETSRAVLSMLRQRQ
- a CDS encoding succinate dehydrogenase iron-sulfur subunit; protein product: MSDTRIFEIYRYDPDVDKAPRMETYELELKGERMLLDALISLKKIDESITYRRSCREGVCGSDAMNINGKNGLACLTNMRSLPKKIILRPLPGLPVVRDLIVDMTLFFKQYLSIKPYLINETPPPERERLQSPAEREELDGLYECILCASCSTSCPSFWWNPDKFVGPAGLLQAYRFIADSRDHATGERLDNLEDPYRLFRCHTIMNCVDVCPKHLNPTKAIGKIKELMVRRAV